One segment of Plasmodium gaboni strain SY75 chromosome 3, whole genome shotgun sequence DNA contains the following:
- a CDS encoding hypothetical protein (conserved Plasmodium protein, unknown function), which yields MDFEICSDDDNFQKEKKEHLDISYFEKFIVDADNKENFDKSYDTYFKTVNKNFIYTCHHLFNAHNEDNVKKILSYYEPNVDIEEFKKKIARAYNFKYVLLENNRMRQEDKYLESLLKIENDLRNHKLKLSYDKDAEKVMNKRNFREYENCEKFYLEKEYLKKRKRIDFIIKYFINAAKEINNIDLNCGNSFFSYDHLCFLQRKFLLEKIEDMNELTQNNALMNKLIDETERENIFKEPMENNEKNEKYSQENYPDKLYTYKLDEDCVFLKPHNIDSFFLLDLKNIYVGKQIRGKEKYGYLCLIKYLSNFDEYFYRKEKKGNERNEFPYDQRKKIFERLEDVDYNSVIEKMGEKYFLPLPKEDVEKNIKELRILKFLLLKLFRKRCKSKHCDRKFSFPLKIVITGKIKKETLLLARYLKKKFTLKIYDFNKIKKEVEHICSNNNRYISNDKNDENVKNKMNIIKKLKEILKKLDEKKENTFQVDLLYYRIKYDEDIFYRDKEKRNNKIIKNGKMKKYYGYIIINFFFSLKDYIMYEYKAKKFFLYNKYIHIGYVKKEKKIQSINFSPDEEDTMESTDIKKMNTQQNNKKDEEEEEEGEKKKNLKKKKHVSITNENNSIDKNDENIIKKDTNILKDNSNDNNIISYHEDINNYNKHIENNILFFSNFICPVDDLFYMKKNYGGAIDFHFHIEKSLKQINSILYKCINNNCSCHMKEKKKRRTKQIDKYTNDNKIYKEKEYIREINNEEKKNIENEILLYQKKYIFRKKNNNLKNYFKKKIHIQCNIKNTKYLYDPQNIKDIIIGDKEIQSKYYKLYNNESKLDYIEQKNIKKDKKIYDSNFYIVNKIFQFDKNFIEIENFLKNYNKKIGRLYERYYVIKKQNIKDIYIYTNRLLSKVFFLIKKKKAKKNMNHKKHMNYYNKKCYNNDNSSNKYYDNLINNEDNKNENIYDEKYFMRRINIDNTMSFYFKISYCNIIKRYIIHLFNLFIWKIKMEKNIKKGIKYIYKNITRFIDFINSIKYINEFIEMYNKYCELEIKNDEVQLLLLEKLNQIQQIIWSDIIEQRNYNIYHNKDILYIYKWVYIQIYLILYHEFYLINIEHQLYIDIDSFVNELLYSIIHINIITNTLKNDKKNKTNISSIFTYMPKNIKELFTYYHDQNYFDFPFINTILINMNKLFIPIISNNIIHHNNNNNNNNNNNNNNSNNINSNSNNHMTHKIKNDDTIENIIFSKREKYIHMWVKEFRSINNYKFFYKIKYLLNNLLIILRTYFFIFQELNIYIYNFITLHYFCVYKKINYIFERLKKYVRTHRRIPFYYTTALTTKREKKKKKKLQVKILNMQEINNEEKQLYMTQNIYNMNILIDNRINKKRHIFNIRKFLNHILSYIYISQYFLVISKEDLQNFMISSLYFIKDRKKKMNSFIFLRDILNSYVKIYSVNKSLFILPTGLMYHAYNYHHNMENNKEQEEHIFILHFFFFLIFYFYSKPKKNHLKKIFFRYLHVMQKKMNDQGIDEQKKIETIKKQFSFLHFDQDTYECKEKLLCDYFYVSLNHLKDSEIKTSEQIELLKRGCNSKSEKLTNVENIENVENIKNMENIKNIENIKNIENIKNIENIKNITHLTYNEFASLGLFNFIKKKHRKEKHKRYYIKEENENYEIRLLNKFLFKTFLMFELFPHFNKNICIYMKNYLFKFIVDYLPSLKIWVEEKIQKMEKKLNTLNLNSEEIFVKEDDDKNVDGLKNERVEISQTYKIRVIDIFLFFLMDYNYNF from the exons ATGGATTTTGAAATATGTTCAGACGATGATAATTTTCAAAAGGAAAAAAAGGAGCATTTAGATATTTCTTACTTTGAGAAATTCATCGTGGATGCtgataataaagaaaattttgATAAAAGCTATGATACTTATTTTAAGACTGTTAATAAGAATTTCATATATACGTGTCATCATCTTTTTAATGCTCATAACGAGGATAATGTGAAGAAA attttatcatattatgAACCAAATGTGGATATAGAAGAGttcaaaaagaaaatagCACGTGCTTACAA TTTTAAATATGTGTTGCTTGAGAATAATAGGATGCGCCAAGAGGATAAATATTTG GAGAGTTTGTTAAAGATAGAAAATGATCTGAGAAATCATAAATTGAAACTTAG TTATGACAAGGATGCAGAAAAGGTTATGAACAAAAGGAACTTTAGAGAATATGAAAATTGTGAAAAATTTTATCtg gaaaaagaatatttaaagaaaaggaaaagaattgattttataataaaatattttataaatgcAGCAAAAGAAATAAACAACATAGATCTAAACTGTGGGAATTCATTTTTTAGTTATGATcatttatgttttttacAAAGAAAATTTTTGCTTGAAAAAATAGAAGATATGAATGAACTTACACAAAACAATGCTCTTATGAATAAATTGATTGATGAAACTGAAAgagaaaatatatttaaagaacctatggaaaataatgaaaagaatGAGAAATATTCACAAGAAAATTATCCAgacaaattatatacatacaaGTTGGATGAAGATTGTGTATTTTTAAAACCTCATAATATCGATTCCTTTTTTCTCTtagatttaaaaaatatttatg TTGGAAAACAAATCAGGGGGAAGGAAAAATATGGTTATTTATGTCTAATCAAATATTTAAGTAATTTTgatgaatatttttatagaaaGGAAAAAAAGGGGAATGAAAGAAATGAATTCCCTTATGATCaaagaaagaaaatatttgaaaGGTTGGAAGATGTAGATTATAATTCTGTAATAGAGAAAATG ggtgaaaaatattttcttccATTACCAAAGGAGGATGTGGAAAAAA ATATTAAGGAGTTACGCATTTTAAAGTTTTTATTGTTGAAACTATTTAGAAAAAG GTGTAAATCAAAACATTGTGATAGGAAATTCTCTTTTCCATTAAAAATTGTTATTACGGGCAAAATAAAGAAAG AAACGCTACTTTTAGCTAGATACCTGAAAAAAAAGTTCacattaaaaatatacgattttaataagataaaaaaggaagttgaacatatatgtagtaataataatagatatatatcaaacg ACAAGAATGACGAGAATgtaaaaaacaaaatgaacataataaaaaagttaaaagagatattaaaaaaactTGATGAAAAGAAAGAGAATACTTTTCAAGTGgatttattatattatcgtataaaatatgatgaagatatattttatagagataaagaaaaaagaaataataagatTATCAAAAATGGaaagatgaaaaaatattatggttacattattataaacttttttttttcattaaaagattatataatgtatgaatataaagcgaagaaattttttctttacaacaaatacatacatatagGGTATgtgaaaaaagaaaagaaaattcAATCGATTAATTTTTCACCTGATGAAGAAGATACTATGGAAAGTACagatattaaaaaaatgaatacaCAACAGAATAACAAAAAAGAcgaagaagaagaagaagaaggggaaaaaaaaaaaaacttaaaaaaaaaaaaacatgTTTCAATAACAAATGAGAACAATTCAATAGACAAGAATGATgagaatattataaaaaaggatacaaatatattaaaagataatagtaatgataataatattatatcttatcatgaagatattaataattataataaacatattgaaaataatattttatttttttcaaattttATATGTCCAGTAgatgatttattttatatgaaaaaaaattatggAGGTGCTATAGATTTCCATTTTCATATTGAGAAAAGTTtgaaacaaataaattcaattttatataaatgtattaataataacTGTTCATGTCatatgaaagaaaaaaaaaaaagaagaacaaaacaaattgataaatatacaaacgataataaaatatataaagaaaaggaatatataagaGAAATTAAcaatgaagaaaaaaaaaatatagaaaacgaaatattattatatcagaaaaaatatatatttagaaaaaaaaataataatttgaaaaattatttcaAGAAGAAAATTCATATTCAATGTAAcattaaaaatacaaaGTATTTATATGATCCACAGAATATAAAGGATATAATAATAGGAGATAAAGAGATACAAAGTAAATATTACAAActttataataatgaatcCAAATTAGATTACATTGAACAAAAGAATATAAAGAaggataaaaaaatatatgattccaatttttatattgtaaataaaatattccagtttgataaaaattttatagaGATcgaaaattttttaaaaaattataataaaaaaattggACGCTTATATGAAAGATATTATGTTattaaaaaacaaaatataaaagatatatatatatatacaaatagattattatcaaaagttttttttttaattaaaaagaaaaaagcaaaaaaaaatatgaatcATAAGAAAcatatgaattattataataaaaaatgttataataatgataatagtagcaataaatattatgataatcttataaataatgaagataataagaatgagaatatttatgatgaaaaatattttatgagaagaataaatatagataataccatgtctttttattttaaaattagctattgtaatataataaaaagatatattattcatttatttaatttatttatatggaaaataaaaatggaaaaaaatataaagaaaggtataaagtatatatataaaaatattacaagATTTATAGATTTTATAAATtctataaaatatataaatgagTTTATTGaaatgtataataaatattgtgaattagaaattaaaaatgatgaggttcaattattattacttgAAAAATTGAATCAAATACAACAAATTATATGGTCAGATATTATAGAACaaagaaattataatatttatcataataaagatattttatatatatataaatgggtatatatacaaatatatttaatattatatcatgaattttatttaattaatatagaacatcaattatatattgatatagATTCTTTTGTAAAcgaattattatattctatCATACacattaatataataacaaatacattaaaaaatgataaaaaaaataaaacaaatatatcttctatatttacatatatgccaaaaaatataaaagaattatttacatattatcatgatcaaaattattttgattttcCATTCATCAATACAATAttgataaatatgaataagTTATTTATACCAattatatcaaataatattatacaccataataataataataataataataataataataataataataatagtaataatattaatagtaatagtaataatcatatgacacataaaattaaaaatgatgatactatagaaaatatcatattttcaaaaagagaaaaatatattcatatgtGGGTAAAAGAATTTCGttctataaataattataaattcttttataaaataaaatatctacttaataatttattaataatattaagaacatattttttcatctttcaagaattaaatatttatatttataattttataacattacattatttttgtgtatataaaaaaataaattatatttttgaaaggttaaaaaaatatgttcGAACCCATCGACGtattcctttttattatactACAGCACTTACTACAAAAAgagaaaagaaaaaaaagaagaaactacaagttaaaatattaaatatgcAAGAGATAAACAATGAGGAGaaacaattatatatgacacaaaatatatataatatgaatatcTTAATAGATAAtagaattaataaaaaaagacatatatttaatataagaaaattttTGAACCATATTTTAAgttacatatatatttcacAATATTTTCTAGTCATATCAAAAGAAGATTTACAAAATTTTATGATAAGTagtttatattttataaaagacagaaagaaaaaaatgaattcttttatatttcttagggatattttaaattcatatgtaaaaatatattctgTAAATAAAAGTTTGTTCATATTACCAACCGGTTTAATGTATCATgcatataattatcatcataatatggaaaataataaagaacAAGAGGAACACATATTCATTTTgcattttttctttttcctgattttttatttttattcaaaaCCTAAAAAAAATCATCTCAAAAAG ATTTTTTTTAGATATTTACATGTTatgcaaaaaaaaatgaatgaTCAAGGAATAGACGAACAGAAAAAAATCGAAACAATCAAAAAACAATTTTCTTTCTTACATTTTGACCAAGATACTTATGAATGTAAAGAAAAACTATTATgtgattatttttatgtcTCACTAAATCATCTAAAAGATTCAGAAATAAAAACTTCAGAACAGATTGAATTGTTGAAGAGGGGATGTAATTCAAAGTCTGAGAAATTAACAAATGTGgaaaatatagaaaatgtggagaatataaaaaatatggaaaatattaaaaatatagaaaatattaaaaatatagaaaatattaaaaatatagaaaatattaaaaatataacacATTTAACATATAACGAGTTTGCCTCCTTGGgattatttaattttataaaaaaaaaacacagAAAAGAGAAACACaaaagatattatataaaagaagaaaatgaaaactATGAAATTCgtttattaaataaatttttatttaaaacTTTTTTGATGTTTGAATTATTTCctcattttaataaaaatatttgtatatacatgaagaattatttatttaaatttattgTTGATTACCTTCCatcattaaaaatatggGTAGAGGagaaaatacaaaaaatggaaaaaaaacTTAATACTTTAAATCTAAATTCCGAAGAAATATTTGTAAAAgaagatgatgataaaaatgtCGATGgattaaaaaatgaacgAGTAGAAATATCTCAAACGTATAAA ATAAGAGTAATAgatatatttctattttttcttatggattataattataatttttaa
- a CDS encoding hypothetical protein (conserved Plasmodium protein, unknown function): MYHLNLRVLLYFTYLIHCIFVSSYSTSKSKENGNTLFTNILMNKNRNNDLSELNFSEVYDMKRPKGRNINNSEMNSHNNSNNNMNGGLKMRKNVNKLFNTLYPNDINKEEKEINNTNNVNEKQSYINNTNNINNINDNNNNNNNNSNYDDILYKNEKDDLYHMNDIDNVKIINDDSQYNKTSSYEEKQKTTFDIVGNNEKMKSESKFAIVNYLKDFFQNSPYVKNFQNTIEVFFNKYDQRILESTVFFNFDETLF; the protein is encoded by the coding sequence atgtatcATTTAAACTTGAGAGtcttattatatttcaCATATTTGATTCATTGTATATTTGTTTCTTCTTATAGCACATCAAAAAGTAAAGAAAATGGGAATACTTTATTTACTAACATTcttatgaataaaaataggAATAATGATTTAAGTGAATTGAATTTTAGTGAGGTGTATGATATGAAGAGACCTAAAGGaagaaatattaacaaTTCAGAAATGAATAGtcataataatagtaataataatatgaatggtggtttaaaaatgagaaagaatgtaaataaattatttaacACTTTATATCcaaatgatataaataaagaagaaaaagaaattaataatactaataatgtaaatgaaaagcaaagttatataaataatacaaataatataaataacataaatgataataataataataataataataatagtaattatgatgatatattatataaaaacgAAAAAGATGACTTATATCATATGAATGATATAGATAATGtcaaaataattaatgATGATTcacaatataataaaacatcttcatatgaagaaaaacaaaaaacaACATTTGATATTGTAGgtaataatgaaaaaatgaaaagtGAATCTAAATTTGCTATTgttaattatttaaaagatttCTTTCAAAATTCACCCTATGTAAAAAATTTCCAAAATACTATTGaagttttttttaataaatatgatcAACGTATTTTGGAGTCTactgttttttttaattttgaTGAGACATTATTCTga
- a CDS encoding putative mitochondrial ribosomal protein L29/L47 precursor, whose amino-acid sequence MSFFRVNRRLNFVVKRGIEELWKNSFLDNNVDMKKKVEYSRTGDAWPCVLLRKKSFEDLHKLYYICLKEKNKLLGEQYFHLQNNTKMLQHGRLKKVKLTMKRILTVLSRRAIHDQCLRAKDMLKKQEEREFYEIQKFKLNEQLLCLKHKMNILKKYNSFSLEKVSLTLSIKKIENKIQHIDIILNPLRKETMYLLVPHFKYQRKYSDLPGFISWKKQNIIALRNNMSKLYRLY is encoded by the coding sequence ATGTCATTTTTTCGTGTGAATAGAAGATTAAATTTTGTGGTGAAGCGAGGAATAGAAGAATTGTGGAAAAATAGTTTTCTTGATAATAATGTGgatatgaaaaagaaagTTGAATATAGTAGAACAGGAGATGCTTGGCCTTGTGTTTTATTAAGGAAGAAGAGTTTTGAAGACTtacataaattatattatatatgtttaaaagaaaagaataaattattaggagaacaatattttcatttacaaaataatacaaaaatgTTACAACATGGTagattaaaaaaagtaaaGTTAACAATGAAAAGGATTTTGACTGTTTTATCAAGAAGAGCTATTCATGATCAATGTTTAAGAGCAAAGgatatgttaaaaaaacaagaaGAAAGAGAATTTTATGAAATacaaaaatttaaattaaatgaacaattattatgcttaaaacataaaatgaatattttaaaaaaatataattcgTTTTCACTTGAAAAAGTTTCTTTAACTTtatctataaaaaaaatagaaaacAAAATACAACATATTGATATAATACTTAATCCTTTAAGAAAAGAAACCATGTATTTATTAGTTCCACATTTTAAATACCAAAGAAAATATTCTGATTTACCAGGTTTTATATCATggaaaaaacaaaatataattgccctaagaaataatatgaGTAAATTGTATAGGCTTTACTGA
- a CDS encoding putative membrane protein (conserved Plasmodium membrane protein, unknown function), producing the protein MRKDECEMKKKIEKESIALFKKNLLKESYKWFKDTDYFEKLKNENKYSNIENKTETRNIVTGRLQLGWGGTFFLLCCVVVICDNSGWQSCNHYNNNIFYSPESLTIVYSFLYIIYGVPLFIFHQCLGLISQGNYIKSCRLLCRHMSILSLFSLYGTITFCSKEICNFSIELLQNIFRIFDRNEEQKYGMTKIFIDLLHRNIDCSYIPNSLYVESIGQCISYNDEVFVNFYENIWFISNNKNYIYLIIISTLFLIFCYFLLLKENLRVFKFFIFVIIINWITTKSVVIMNTFFFYIPTQNQQIYQEILLIFKQVGYVKLTIFLYGTLARSSSIFILSTFASYFNINTNIFKISIYTFAFYILNMYFYLKNEAYEYFLYNKSLNHNNTDEFNFIKCNTYINMLHQINKQNDNNHFFHLYKYKQKYAVWQKLCLFFSTYSFLFSTIFIVLMQLLGPFNIINEIISTSSKRHQKDTKIYSYKSLVKRYEKYDLHDSLSTIMKGVSEDKHKNQNIGEDKHKDQNIGEDKYKDQNIGEDKYKDQNIGEDKYRGTGNHTKKYTHNYNTLEKNYHSTYDKSDEQYDLHNMSNHINSKRSSSYKNDSTSLSSSSHDNTMDIIKYDHPKKQTHNEKNKNYSCSSHNSNDKVNDYNHTYKMRKKNIKDISNKINGMNKEMILKKKEQKKIVLQNNFIRIKKYGNFLLFFIIYIFTILHIIDFKRNNNIISEIILYSMYRSFLILIISCQIIYSSWIFGLRLQCSQCGIFACLLHFITWIIILPGIYLIYMNKNYFLHIIIIGILLNIITIFISYIEVINKLKKNKLKITHRNNNINTKYKKILYQYDKINILKKCIYWLYIGNIDILRKNMNIAISGNEKKYIPFFWVIFFKYINSSMLIVIIIVNTKEYFINMLHIFDTSFSFNIELIMIVIIFIVAFFWFLKNIFTDNHNQQNIIIPPIPMVCQDKKRYIFYE; encoded by the exons ATGAGGAAGGACGAATGTGagatgaagaaaaagatCGAGAAAGAATCGATTGctttatttaaaaagaatttattaaaagagAGTTATAAATGGTTTAAGGATACTgattattttgaaaaattaaagaatGAGAATAAGTATTcaaatatagaaaataagACAGAGACAAGAAATATAGTTACAGGTAGATTACAATTAGGATGGGGTGgtacattttttttattatgttgTGTTGTAGTAATATGTGATAATTCAGGTTGGCAATCTTGtaatcattataataataatatattttattctcCTGAATCTTTAACTATAgtatattcttttttatatataatatatggagttccattatttatatttcatcAATGTTTAGGTTTAATATCACAAggtaattatataaaatcatGTCGATTGTTATGTCGTCATATGAGTATATTAAgtttattttctttatatgGAACTATAACATTTTGTTCAAAAGAAATATGTAATTTCTCTATTGAATTATTACAGAATATTTTTAGAATATTTGATAGAAATGAAGAACAGAAATATGGTATgacaaaaatatttatagatTTGTTACATAGAAATATTGATTGTAGTTATATTCCTAATAGTTTATATGTTGAATCTATAGGACAATGTATATCTTATAATGATGAAGTATTTGTAAATTTCtatgaaaatatatggtttataagtaataataaaaattatatttatttaataataataagtacattatttttaatattttgttattttttattattaaaagaaaatttacgtgtttttaaattttttatatttgttatcATAATTAATTGGATAACAACCAAATCAGTTGTTATTATgaatacattttttttctatattcCTACTCAGAATCAACAAATATATCAAGagatattattaatatttaaacaAGTAGGATATGTTAAATTaactatttttttatatggAACACTAGCTAGAAGTTcatctatatttatattaagTACATTCGCATCTTActttaatataaatacaaatatatttaaaattagtatatatacatttgctttttatatattaaatatgtatttttatttaaaaaatgaagcttatgaatattttctatataataaaagtcttaatcataataatacCGATGAAttcaattttattaaatgtaatacatatattaatatgttacatcaaataaataaacaaaacGATAAcaatcatttttttcatttatataaatataaacaaaaatatgCTGTGTGGCAAAAATTATGTTTATTCTTTAGTACCtattcttttcttttctcaactatatttattgtattAATGCAGTTATTAGGCCCattcaatattataaatgaaattatttCTACAAGTAGTAAACGCCACCAAAAGGATACAAAAATTTATAGTTACAAGTCGTTGGTAAAGAGGTATGAAAAGTATGACTTGCACGATTCTCTATCAACAATTATGAAAGGTGTAAGTGAAgataaacataaaaatcaaaatatagGAGAAGATAAACATAAAGATCAAAATATAGGAgaagataaatataaagatcAAAATATAGGAgaagataaatataaagatcAAAATATAGGAGAAGATAAATATAGAGGTACAGGTAACCATACAAAGAAATATActcataattataatacactcgaaaaaaattatcatagTACCTATGACAAATCAGATGAACAATATGATTTACACAATATGTctaatcatataaattctAAACGATCATCttcttataaaaatgacAGCACATCCCTTTCTTCCTCATCACATGATAATACTAtggatataataaaatatgatcatccaaaaaaacaaacacataatgaaaaaaataaaaattatagtTGTAGTAGCCATAACAGTAATGATAAGGTCAATGATTATAATCATACTTAtaaaatgagaaaaaaaaatataaaagatatatcCAATAAAATCAATGGAATGAATAAGGAAATgattcttaaaaaaaaagaacaaaaaaaaattgtccttcagaataattttataaggataaaaaaatatgggaactttttattattctttattatttatatatttactatattacatataatagattttaaaagaaataataatattataagtgaaataattttatattctatGTATAGAAGTTTTTTAATACTTATTATATCATGtcaaataatttattcTTCATGGATTTTTGGATTAAGACTTCAATGTAGTCAATGTGGAATTTTTGCATGCttattacattttataacatggatcataatattaccaggaatatatttaatatatatgaataaaaattattttttacatataattatcataggaattcttttaaatataattactatatttatttcatatattgaagttataaataaattaaaaaaaaataaactTAAAATAACACATAggaataataatataaatacaaagtataaaaaaatattatatcaatatgataaaataaatattttaaaaaaatgtatttattGGCTTTATATAGgaaatatagatatattaagaaaaaatatgaatatagCTATATCAggaaatgaaaaaaaatatataccttttttttgggttatattctttaaatatattaattcCTCAATGTTAATAGTAATCATAATTGTTAACAcaaaagaatattttataaatatgcTACATATTTTTGACACTTCCTTTAGTTTCAATATAGAGCTTATAATGATTGTTATCATCTTCATAGTTGCTTTTTTTTGGttcttaaaaaatattttcacag ATAATCATAATcaacaaaatattataatacCACCTATTCCTATGGTTTGCCAGGATAAAAAGAGatacattttttatgaataa
- a CDS encoding putative zinc finger protein yields MSTFINNAGNYRNKTLNSNNKTLNINYKVQSISPNSSLFCPACNIPFTYKIRINPCYHIVCKKCYKLSLQDHKCLMCNNDINDIENIFIKDKIYICPHNDCKKGFINEKSYQYHIYFKHKFLKEKNEINRKSSNNSSINGDIHDDINDDINNNINNNINNNINNNIKDTIHFIPPDQKRXXNIGLSTYASQWPHELVKNSMDGNININMSNMNNVINVNTNDKGNIANNNMNPFDLKTKKLQEGNESLFTNIPTTNTFINTNKMSTSNILTNNNNITSNNNYKFLNNVPGTDTWTNSVFSFKSNINKDINTNKSEQKFTDVQHNKNNEQDDELDNLEDFM; encoded by the coding sequence atgAGTACTTTTATCAACAACGCAGGTAACTATAGaaataaaacattaaaCAGTAACAACAAaacattaaatataaattataaagtTCAGAGTATATCTCCGaattcttctttattttgtCCTGCATGTAATATACCTTTCACTTATAAGATAAGAATAAATCCATGTTATCATATAGTATGTAAGAAGTGTTATAAGTTAAGTTTACAAGATCATAAATGTTTAATGTgtaataatgatataaacGATATAgagaatatatttataaaagataaaatatatatatgtccACATAATGATTGTAAGAAAGGATttattaatgaaaaaagttatcagtatcatatatattttaaacataaatttttaaaagagaaaaatgaaataaatagAAAAAGTAGTAATAATAGTAGTATAAATGGTGATATAcatgatgatataaatgatgatataaataataatataaataataatataaataataatataaataataatataaaggaTACCATACATTTTATTCCACCTGATCAAAAAAGGNNNNNCAACATTGGTCTTTCAACATATGCGTCTCAATGGCCTCATGAACTGGTAAAAAATAGCATGGACGgtaatataaacataaatatgAGCAATATGAATAATGTGATTAATGTAAATACGAATGATAAAGGCAATATTgcaaataataatatgaaccCATTTGATTTAAAAACAAAGAAATTACAAGAAGGAAATGAATCCCTTTTTACAAACATACCTACAACTAATACGTTTATTAATACGAACAAAATGAGCAcatcaaatatattaacaaataataataatatcacAAGTAATAATAACTACAAGTTTTTAAACAACGTTCCAGGGACTGATACATGGACTAATTCTGTTTTTTCCTTCAAATctaatattaataaagatattaatacaaataaaagTGAACAGAAATTTACAGATGTGCAgcataataaaaataatgaacaAGATGACGAGTTAGATAATTTAGAGGATTTTATGTAG